TTCCAATGAGCTCGTCAAactgaaaaagagaaaacaaacaaacctatCCAGATTATTTTGATCTTAATGAGCTGCCTTTGCAAGAAAGATAAagcatttattatttatttcaattccATGCACTGAAATGCACATACATATCCACTTAAAAACATTGCCTTATGAGTTATGAATATGTTTATGGGGAAATTATTCAAGATAGGAACATGGTAATTCCTATTCTACCACGAATTTAATTAGCGAGACAACCCAATGATGAGACAATCCGTTGATGAGTTAACTCGCCATtcatgagagaagagagaatacGATATTATTATACTTTGCACTCctattttccttaattttcaCAAGTGTATTCTATAAAAGACATCAAATTATTACCTGTTTTACCATCTTTTCATATTTAACAGCACACCTGTAGAGCCTCCTCTCCTCTTCAATATTGTGGTTGGACATtatcaaatctctctctctctctctctctgggacAAATTGTTGAAGATTAGAGGGAAGtttgatatattatatatagacaaTGAAAGTCTTAAGATAgttcaaaaaatttgatatatctGACCGTTACCAACCGCCCTCTATATAGAAAGAAGATGAAAGACCGTTATCTTACCCTCTGTATATCTTCAACCTTACGCATTCAAAACATTATCCTCGTGATGATGAATTCCGTCAAAGCCTTCTTTTAAtggagagagagcgagagagagagagagagagagagctagctTTACAAAGAGAAAAACCTTTACACAAATTAAGAAATAGTGCCAATAAGAAGAGAGTAAAACCCTTTCCAAATAATAGGAAAATAAACTTTCATTAACATTGTTACATACTACTCCCTATATTACCTACCACCATAAAAGAATGGGAGGAATAAgtgccaaaaaaaatataaagtgaaGGTTCAATCGGTCccttacctttctttttttttgagaaataattacaacatactgCTAACCCCATaactcgaaccctttcccctctaaacccccaagcactttgtacacggagaggtgccaattcagctacaaggcctttggcggTTCCTTTCCTTTCTAGTTTCTATTTTCACCCAATTTTATCTTTAGATAAAGTGTTATTGGAAGTTTGCTAagttagcaaaaacaaaaataaaacaaaaaaaaagttgcaccATTATTACGAAGATAGCCAAATTATGTACAATATAATAAAGGAAAAGTTGTGTCATGTACATTGTGATTGCAATAAATTAATGCTCCCTTTAATTGTTAAGTGAAATTCTATTGTCATTGATTAAAGAAGTTTAAAAGTATTACCCTAGTGTCAAGAATCTTATAGCTCAATTAAAGATATTCTGAATTATTGTTTCCACCCCTTAATTATCGAATTATCCCAAAAAATGGTACTATTCTagttaaaattctatttctaaagattttttgaaatttaaaaagagtttcatgatatatttttaattattttcaatatttttttaataatttaatttgggttttacAATTTTCATGTCGTGTGACTCAAAGTAAGTATTACACGTCATGTAAGtacaataatattattaagggaaaaatatacaaaatactCATGTGGTTTCCCCTAAAAACATGGAACTCCCTTGTAGTATTGTTATATATGTGAATTGTTTAATTATGTAATATCTAATTCCTTTGGGGGCATTTGAGTGTGATAGAAAACCCCTTTGTggtattttttaatgtaaaaatacaactctagaTATGGATACAAATCATCACATGAATAACTCATTGCTCATTTTAATGGATGCATGTTGGTTTACATTTGAAACAATATCATAAGGGCATTACTTAAATATTGCATTCAAAACTTCAAGGGTTCTCAGGTTTTACCAATAAGCCACATAGggattttgtgtattttctttattattgaCATTTTATTATGAGTGAAACTTTATTACAAAACTAATCAAAATATTGCTCCAATTAAAAGTCAATTACCAAACTAATTAAGAAATACAAAATaggtttaattattttattacttaattataattttggttttgataaaaAAGTTTCGCTAAcatattttagataataatttttgaagctttttattgaaaagaaaaaaagtaactgattttttttttttttacatcttttttaaaaaaacatttttcataagagtgatctcaaaattttttaaaaatagttattttttaaaatagttcattAACAAATACCCTAAGAACAACATATTATTGGGACCcaattatatattgaaattttcttcttcttttaatctACATATGATCTTGGTTAAAGCTAAGGTTTTACTCAAATGAATCTCCTTTTTTCATTGCACCCCTTGCTCTCGAAACCCCACTTATAAGATACAATGGGCCAGGTGATATTTCTTAAAACTGTTAATGTAGCCTTTGTTTTCGGTTCTATTTTGATTCAAAAGCAACCGACGCATAACTAACATACATAACAGCTCTTACAAATATGAATATGACACGAGATTCCTCCGATCATTTTTGTTGGGCTGCAAGATGCTTGACACCCTTTTTTTGGTCAAAGTACTGGCACcgaaagaaaaccaaaaaacagGTGCCTCGTGAAACATGTTTACATATAATATGAAGGAAAATTTAAATGCTTATAAGTTGCCAATTTGTCTTCTTTCACAGATCTTGCATGGAAACCTTAACtctatgaaaaatataatccctaattaaactataaactatgggaaaaattaacaaaccTATAAACTAAGGAAAAGTTAACAGATGTCCTAAGAACATTAGCTTAGAATGGACTATCACACATCTTTGGTGCgatgatcactccacaagtataagtgcttggaAGGTGTGGAGATAAGAGTCcgggttcaagttttcaggagTGAGCGAtgatcactccacaaatataagtgcttgtagagTGTAAGGGATAAGAACCGgagttcaagttttcaggaggaaacttcacacacatatacacttagattaggttatagttgaatttttatctaaaaaaaaaaaaaaaacttttatagtaaaagaaaaaaatgatcgatagttttttatattatatttttcataatatcaaaattttcttaaaatagttcatTGACAAATATCTTAAAGATATCTATTAAGaggaataatgctagagataaactttttttacaaaaaattttacaaactaatgatgtgatataagtgtttgtggggtgtaaGGGATAAGAATCGgagttcaagttttcaaaaagaaacttcacacatatatacacttagattaggttatagttgaatttttatcttaaaaaaaaaaaatcttttatagtaaaagaaaaaaacgattgatagtttttttttatatttttcataatatcaaaattttcctaaaatagttcATTGACAAATATCTTAAAGATATCTATTAAGaggaataatgctagagatacaaattttttttacaaaaaattttacaaactaatgATGTGATAAATGGtcattgataaataaaaaagtaatgttaataGTAAGCctaaataaaaccaataagaagttggtcacatcaataatttgtaaaaatattataaaataatttatgacgGTAACATTACTTCAATTGAGAGGACCTATAAACTAATTAGATGCATAGCatcattaatttaataatttatcacCCCTTAAAAAAGTTATATCACAAAAGGGCATACACTCACCGACCTCTGTAACTGTAAAGGGAGTACGCAATCTTAAAAGCTACTTTGGAATTGCTCACGAAAACTGCACTTGGGAATTGGGATTGTTTTTCATGAAAACCCTGACCTTTGAATGAACTTTTGAGGATTCGATTATGTGTTATAAGCAAATGATAAAACCAAACTACCTCTAAACAAAAAGAACTTTGGAGATTGTtgggttgatgatgatgattggaaTTTAGTGAAagttatatatgattatgaatGGTAAAGCAGGCTGGTTGTTTTCAGAGCATAGAGACTGACACACAAACACATGTAACTTGCAAAGAGTGAAATGCAATgcatttaaaatactttttttcccttccttAAAAGTTTAGCATAATTTACCTATATACAAAGTATGAGAAATCAGTTCTCCAAACATGGTGTactataaatgcaaaaagaaatttaaaaataaaaataaaagcccaGCAAGGATAGCACAAAAGCATTTGCTGACTACGGATTTTTAGCCAAAATTTCACCGGGAAGCCAACGACCAAAAATTCAGTAGAAAGGAAGGTGAAACGGAAAACCAGCTCATAAAAGCCATAGCTGTAGCAGTCTCAAACCTTGTGCAGTGGTTTATGGCACATTTATTAAGATCATTGCCAATGAGTACTGTTATGCCCGCAGATGCACATGCAGCAGCAAATGTAAGAGTGGATGTGATCTGCACAATAACAAAATCTTCATGCTTCCCTAATGCACCAATCTTACTTTGCACACCATTGATATTACAGTAATCACACATCAATATAGTATTGATTAAAGAACAAGACTAGCAATAGTAATTGCTCTTAGAAATGTAGAATTTCAGTATCCACCAATAATCAAGAattactcccaaaaaaaaaggagatcAATTAGCAATGGCAAATTATTCCTCCACAAGAAGCTCCTGTTcgtttgggaacaacttattttgttttttgccgAAAACTTTTTGCTACACGTGCAAAAATATACttatactttgaaaaaaatgaggttttaaaaagctgtacataaaagctaaaagctaaaaactgaGCTTATAAGAAACACTTATTAGACTTTCAGCTGAATACTAATTCACATTATCAACTCATTCAACAGATTAGCGACAAGAAACAACCTACAGCTACAAGCCACTTTCCTAGTGATTAAACAGAATTTGCATGGCACCTAAACAGCAACCAATTCCAACAGTTTTCTTACCCCATCACCAATGGTGAAGAAACTGACAACTCTGCAGTTCCGTAAGCTTCGTCTCACCAAAATGGCATATAAATCAACAACTGCCAGAGAAAAGCTCCACAAACTTTGCAAGCTAACAGCAACAACAAGGTAGCTGACACAGGAAAAAGCATGAAGAGTTcatattattcaaatttatctacttttaaaaaaaaaacaatgaactATTAATCTTACAAACAAACTAACTTACATAATCATTTAAATGGTTACAACCAGAACAGCAGAAATACACAATGCAACTGGACTTTTTCACCCACAAAGGTAAAGTAGCTATGTAATAAAAAGATGAGCTCAAATTCTATGCTTAGATAATTATTGCCAAAACAATCTAAACAGGGATCACATAGAACAAGTAGGTGCCCATGGTGTGCAATTGTTGTActcaaaaaaagtaaatattgaCTTCAACGGacagcattttattttttgataagtaatgatattttatcaaaaaaagaatactTAATGAAGAATACAAAGAAgtctaaagaattacaaaaaataagttattaggTGCAGACTcttcaaaatcaacaaaagaattACCGTTGGTAAAACTAAAGCCCCAAGCATGGGACTAGTCAAACAATACTGTAATCAATACTGTTTGCAATTGAGTCACCAAACTTTCTGCATCTTCAAAAGAACAacaatttcattccctccataAGCCCACACCAAGCATAAAAGGTAATAGATTCCAAATATCCAAAGAATGTTTCCCAAACCAATTCCTCCAAGTCCAATCAAACAAGATATCCATGACCATCTTTGGTAACCCCCATTGAATTTCAAAAGATCCAAAAACATAACTCCACAAAAAGTGAGCTACAATGCAACGCATCAATAGAAGATCCACTACCTCTCCGCTATACcagcacatacaacaccaaccCTCTAAAGTACAACCTCTCTTCATGAGATTGTCACAAGTAAGTATCTTACCCCAAGTTACTGTCCATTCAAAAATGGAAACCCTTCTTTGAGCCTTAACAGaccaaatactcttccaaggGAAAGAAACTGCACTAGGATCATGTAAGACAGCAAAGAATGAACAAACATCAATCTATCACAACCCTCTCTCATATGAatatttgagttaaaaaaatttaggaaggAACTTACTGACTCCAATTCCAAATCATTAAAGTCTCTATGAAATTTAACATCCTAGCTTGTGCCTCCCCATTTATCTGACTAACCAACAATGAGTGAGTAGATGCATTACTATCTGATGAACATACAAGCAACTCTGACAGTATCACTACCAAAGACAACAATCCCTATCTCTCCATACATTGACAGCTCCATGGCCATTTTCCATGTGGAGCATTTGGAATTATTGGACCGTTCACCAAAACTGTTGAAAATACAAATAGCCCTGCATTCCTCCTCCCAGCCACCAAGTGCTACAAAAAATGGGCCAAAGCAGAGGGGAAGAACTCC
The sequence above is drawn from the Quercus robur chromosome 7, dhQueRobu3.1, whole genome shotgun sequence genome and encodes:
- the LOC126691839 gene encoding CASP-like protein 5A2, which codes for MHVSRPSVHPVEAPPQTAQNVPRARMKDIQGMPGTCGGFALRLFQFIFAVISLLVMASTSDFASASAFCYLVVAVSLQSLWSFSLAVVDLYAILVRRSLRNCRVVSFFTIGDGITSTLTFAAACASAGITVLIGNDLNKCAINHCTRFETATAMAFMSWFSVSPSFLLNFWSLASR